From the Vibrio metoecus genome, one window contains:
- a CDS encoding DNA-3-methyladenine glycosylase family protein, protein MAESNEQQIHQYLLAQCADFPHLCQVLAHNGPRSLAPQTPDRFLPYLCRAVAGQQLSVTAAKTIWGRVDELCQQHGSLPALLVEEQYAALRACGLSNAKVKTLIGINRALLDGTLSEAIFQRHEADFITQQLVQLWGVGQWTAEMALMFFFALPDVWSSGDAALTRGLNRLAQKEGVAPEDILTAATPYRTYLALHIWQMLDADLLSQ, encoded by the coding sequence ATGGCAGAAAGTAACGAGCAACAGATCCATCAATATTTGTTGGCGCAGTGTGCCGATTTCCCTCATCTGTGTCAGGTTCTAGCTCACAACGGCCCGCGCAGCCTTGCCCCTCAAACGCCAGATCGTTTTTTGCCTTATCTCTGCCGAGCGGTGGCTGGGCAACAGTTATCGGTGACAGCCGCGAAAACCATTTGGGGACGAGTGGATGAGCTATGCCAACAACACGGCTCCTTACCAGCATTGTTAGTTGAAGAGCAGTATGCTGCGCTGCGTGCCTGTGGCTTATCCAATGCCAAAGTCAAAACCCTGATTGGAATTAATCGTGCACTGCTTGATGGCACCCTTTCGGAAGCGATCTTTCAACGCCACGAAGCAGATTTTATTACTCAGCAGTTAGTGCAATTGTGGGGTGTTGGTCAGTGGACTGCCGAGATGGCTCTGATGTTTTTCTTCGCATTACCTGATGTGTGGTCGTCAGGTGATGCCGCTTTGACACGCGGTTTAAATAGGTTGGCGCAAAAAGAAGGCGTTGCACCTGAAGATATCCTCACGGCAGCAACGCCATATCGTACTTATCTGGCTCTGCATATTTGGCAGATGTTAGACGCCGATCTTCTCTCTCAATAA
- the glsB gene encoding glutaminase B, translating into MKPTADILASILDEVRPLTVQGQVADYIPALAKVPSDKLGIAVFTNQGEVITAGDAEEGFSIQSISKVLSLTLAMGLYQPDELWSRVGKEPSGQAFNSLIQLEMEQGIPRNPFINAGAIVVCDMLHSRLSAPRQRLLEFVRQLSGEPQIAYDKVVAASEMMHSDRNAAIAYLMRSFGNFHNEVIPVLHNYFHACALKMSCVELAKTFSYLANKGVSVATGETVITPTQSKQTNALLATCGLYDGAGEFAYRVGMPGKSGVGGGIIAVVPGEMTIAVWSPALDLSGNSLAGTRALELLAQRIGRSIF; encoded by the coding sequence ATGAAGCCAACAGCAGACATTTTAGCCAGCATTCTTGACGAAGTTCGCCCACTCACCGTGCAAGGTCAAGTTGCCGATTACATCCCCGCACTAGCGAAAGTACCGAGTGATAAATTGGGTATTGCGGTGTTTACCAACCAAGGGGAAGTCATCACGGCAGGCGATGCGGAAGAAGGATTTTCGATTCAGTCGATCTCCAAAGTGCTGAGTCTGACTTTGGCTATGGGCTTGTATCAACCGGATGAACTGTGGAGTCGCGTGGGTAAAGAGCCTTCCGGCCAAGCATTCAACTCGTTAATTCAGCTTGAAATGGAGCAAGGGATTCCGCGTAATCCTTTTATCAATGCTGGCGCGATTGTCGTGTGCGATATGCTGCACAGTCGCCTCTCTGCTCCTCGCCAGCGTTTGTTGGAGTTTGTACGCCAGCTCAGCGGCGAACCGCAAATTGCTTATGACAAAGTCGTGGCTGCTTCGGAGATGATGCACAGTGATCGCAACGCCGCGATTGCGTATTTGATGCGTTCATTTGGCAATTTCCACAATGAGGTTATTCCAGTACTGCACAACTATTTTCACGCCTGCGCATTGAAAATGAGCTGTGTTGAGCTGGCGAAAACCTTCAGCTATCTGGCCAACAAAGGTGTTTCTGTGGCGACGGGGGAAACGGTGATCACGCCAACCCAAAGCAAACAAACTAATGCCTTACTCGCCACGTGCGGCTTGTATGATGGGGCAGGAGAGTTTGCCTATCGAGTCGGTATGCCGGGGAAATCAGGTGTTGGCGGCGGGATTATTGCTGTCGTTCCAGGTGAGATGACGATTGCGGTATGGTCCCCCGCGTTGGATCTATCGGGTAACTCGCTCGCGGGTACTCGCGCGTTAGAGCTTTTAGCGCAGCGGATTGGCCGTTCGATTTTTTAA
- the trmB gene encoding tRNA (guanosine(46)-N7)-methyltransferase TrmB codes for MSEVITQEFTEDGKVLRRIRSFVRREGRLTKGQEAAMKECWPTMGIDYQPELLDWQQVFGNDNPVVLEIGFGMGASLVEMAKNAPEKNFLGIEVHSPGVGACLASAREAGVTNLRVMCHDAVEVFAHMIPDNSLHTLQLFFPDPWHKKRHHKRRIVQLEFAEMVRQKLIIGSGVFHMATDWENYAEHMVEVMNQAPGFANLATDGDYIPRPDERPLTKFEQRGHRLGHGVWDIKYQRTA; via the coding sequence ATGAGCGAAGTAATCACCCAGGAATTTACCGAAGATGGCAAAGTGCTGCGTCGTATTCGTAGCTTTGTTCGTCGTGAAGGTCGTTTGACCAAAGGCCAGGAAGCCGCAATGAAAGAGTGCTGGCCAACCATGGGTATTGATTACCAGCCAGAGCTGTTGGATTGGCAACAGGTGTTTGGTAACGACAATCCGGTTGTGTTGGAGATTGGTTTTGGCATGGGCGCGTCCTTGGTCGAAATGGCGAAAAACGCACCTGAGAAAAACTTCCTCGGCATTGAAGTACACAGCCCAGGTGTCGGTGCTTGTTTGGCTTCGGCGCGTGAAGCGGGTGTGACTAACTTGCGTGTGATGTGCCATGACGCGGTGGAAGTGTTTGCACACATGATCCCAGATAACAGCCTGCACACTTTGCAATTATTCTTCCCAGATCCTTGGCACAAGAAACGCCACCACAAGCGCCGTATCGTGCAGCTTGAATTTGCTGAAATGGTACGCCAAAAGCTGATCATCGGCAGCGGTGTATTCCATATGGCAACTGACTGGGAAAACTACGCAGAACACATGGTTGAAGTGATGAATCAAGCCCCCGGTTTTGCTAACTTGGCAACCGATGGCGATTACATTCCTCGCCCTGATGAGCGCCCACTGACCAAGTTTGAGCAGCGTGGTCACCGTTTAGGCCATGGCGTGTGGGACATTAAGTACCAACGCACTGCTTAA
- the mutY gene encoding A/G-specific adenine glycosylase has product MTPFAQAILTWYDAYGRKNLPWQQNKNAYRVWLSEIMLQQTQVATVIPYFERFLERFPTVQALAAAPQDEVLHFWTGLGYYARARNLHKAAQTVVNQYGGEFPTDLELMNALPGVGRSTAAAVLSSVYKKPHAILDGNVKRTLARCFAVQGWPGQKSVENQLWHYAEMHTPSVDVDKYNQAMMDMGAMICTRSKPKCSLCPVESFCLAKQQGNPQEYPGKKPKIDKPVKATWFVMLYHDNAVWLEQRPQSGIWGGLYCFPQSEIANIQTTIDQRAIGDSTITSQKTLIAFRHTFSHYHLDITPILLELSRKPDIIMEGSKGLWYNLSQPDEIGLAAPVKQLLHSLPFDIDSHI; this is encoded by the coding sequence GTGACTCCTTTTGCACAGGCCATCCTTACTTGGTATGACGCCTACGGCCGCAAAAACCTGCCGTGGCAACAAAATAAAAATGCGTATCGCGTTTGGTTATCGGAAATCATGTTACAGCAGACCCAAGTCGCGACCGTGATCCCCTACTTTGAACGCTTTTTAGAACGCTTCCCGACCGTACAAGCCCTCGCGGCAGCACCGCAAGATGAAGTGCTGCATTTCTGGACGGGGCTTGGCTACTACGCAAGGGCGCGCAATCTACATAAAGCGGCGCAAACCGTAGTTAATCAATATGGCGGCGAGTTTCCGACTGATTTAGAGCTGATGAATGCGCTACCCGGTGTCGGCCGTTCAACCGCGGCAGCCGTGCTCTCTTCTGTGTATAAAAAACCACACGCCATTTTGGATGGTAATGTAAAACGCACTTTGGCGCGTTGCTTTGCTGTTCAAGGCTGGCCGGGGCAAAAAAGTGTCGAGAACCAGCTTTGGCATTATGCAGAAATGCACACGCCAAGTGTGGATGTTGATAAATACAATCAAGCCATGATGGATATGGGCGCAATGATCTGCACTCGCAGCAAGCCCAAATGCAGCCTGTGCCCAGTGGAATCGTTTTGCCTAGCCAAGCAGCAAGGCAATCCCCAAGAGTATCCGGGCAAGAAACCGAAAATAGATAAACCCGTCAAAGCCACTTGGTTTGTCATGCTCTATCACGACAATGCAGTCTGGCTTGAGCAGCGCCCGCAAAGTGGAATTTGGGGCGGTTTGTACTGTTTTCCCCAATCAGAGATCGCCAATATTCAAACCACCATAGATCAGCGCGCCATCGGCGATAGCACAATAACATCGCAGAAAACCCTGATCGCATTTCGCCACACCTTTAGCCACTACCATCTCGACATCACGCCGATCTTGCTAGAATTAAGCCGCAAACCGGACATCATCATGGAAGGGAGCAAAGGTCTTTGGTATAACTTAAGCCAACCCGATGAGATTGGTCTTGCGGCACCAGTGAAACAACTGTTGCACAGCTTACCTTTCGACATTGATAGCCACATTTAA
- a CDS encoding oxidative damage protection protein gives MARTVFCTRLQKEADGLDFQLYPGELGKRIFDNICKEAWAQWQSKQTMLINEKKLNMMDPEHRKLLEQEMVNFLFEGKEVHIEGYTPPAK, from the coding sequence ATGGCTCGCACCGTATTTTGTACCCGATTGCAGAAAGAAGCCGACGGCTTGGATTTCCAACTCTATCCCGGCGAACTGGGCAAACGTATTTTCGATAACATCTGCAAAGAAGCTTGGGCACAATGGCAAAGCAAACAGACCATGCTGATCAATGAGAAAAAACTCAACATGATGGATCCTGAGCACCGCAAATTGCTTGAGCAAGAGATGGTTAATTTCCTGTTTGAAGGTAAAGAAGTCCATATCGAAGGTTATACCCCGCCTGCAAAGTAG
- the mltC gene encoding membrane-bound lytic murein transglycosylase MltC, whose protein sequence is MRKLVLCITALLLSGCSREFIEKIYDVDYEPTNRFAKNLAGLPGQFQKDTAALDALINSFSGNIEKRWGRRELKIAGKNNYVKYIDNYLSRSEVNFTEGKIIVETVSPTDPKAHLRNAIITTLLTPDDPAHVDLFSSKDIELKGQPFLYQQVLDQDGQPIQWSWRANRYADYLIANHLKVKQVDFKKAYYVEIPMVKDQIDIRGYKYANIVRKASQKYDIPEDLIYAIIKTESSFNPYAVSWANAYGLMQVVPKTAGRDVFKLVKNRSGEPSPEYLFNPENNIDTGTAYFYILKNRYLKEVRHPTSLEYSMISAYNGGTGGVLNTFSRDRQRAMRDLNALQPNQVYWALTKKHPNAEARRYLEKVTKFKKEFNAG, encoded by the coding sequence ATGAGAAAGTTAGTGTTATGTATCACCGCTCTACTATTGAGCGGCTGTAGTCGTGAATTTATCGAAAAAATTTACGATGTCGACTACGAACCCACTAACCGTTTCGCCAAAAATCTAGCCGGATTACCCGGACAATTTCAGAAAGACACCGCCGCACTGGATGCATTGATCAATAGTTTCTCTGGCAATATCGAAAAACGTTGGGGGCGCCGCGAGCTAAAAATCGCTGGCAAAAATAACTACGTCAAATACATAGATAACTACCTAAGCCGTTCTGAAGTCAACTTCACCGAAGGTAAAATCATCGTCGAAACCGTTTCTCCCACCGACCCTAAAGCTCACTTGCGTAATGCGATCATCACCACCTTACTGACTCCCGATGATCCCGCTCATGTCGATCTTTTCTCCTCGAAAGATATCGAACTCAAAGGCCAACCCTTTTTGTATCAACAGGTGCTTGATCAAGATGGACAACCGATCCAGTGGTCATGGCGCGCTAACCGCTACGCCGATTACCTCATAGCTAACCATTTGAAAGTTAAGCAAGTCGACTTCAAGAAAGCCTATTATGTCGAAATCCCAATGGTCAAAGATCAAATCGACATCCGTGGCTACAAATACGCCAACATAGTGCGTAAAGCCTCTCAGAAATACGATATTCCCGAAGATCTGATCTACGCGATCATCAAAACCGAAAGCAGTTTCAACCCCTACGCTGTGAGTTGGGCCAACGCCTATGGTTTGATGCAAGTGGTGCCTAAAACCGCAGGACGGGATGTGTTTAAGCTGGTCAAAAACCGTTCGGGCGAACCCAGCCCCGAGTATCTATTTAACCCAGAAAACAACATTGATACGGGTACCGCCTATTTTTACATCCTGAAAAATCGCTATTTGAAAGAGGTACGTCACCCCACGTCTCTCGAATACAGCATGATTTCCGCCTACAACGGTGGAACTGGTGGTGTATTAAATACCTTTAGTCGCGATCGCCAACGCGCCATGCGCGACCTAAATGCCCTGCAACCCAACCAAGTCTATTGGGCGTTAACCAAAAAACATCCGAATGCGGAAGCGCGTCGTTATCTGGAAAAAGTGACCAAATTTAAGAAGGAATTTAACGCGGGATAA
- a CDS encoding methyl-accepting chemotaxis protein, whose product MKLKTQAYLLSALILTALLALTATGLWTLRVASNLDNKARVTELFNSAYSILTEVEKLAQEGKMSEPEAKALATRLMRNNLYKDNEYVYVADENMTFVATPLDPQLHDTSFNDFKDGKGNSVGRLIQDVLRNQSGKLVEYTWTQKQADGSIEEKLSIARKTPHWGWVVGTGIGFNEVNARFWSTAQWQLSLCVVIAVAILSLLLIAIRKILLIIGGEPNEVRSAVQAVAQGRIRTEFATKAPKESIYGAVQQMSSSLADLVTKLEQSMVALRSELVSAGTRAKSIAELTDSQQQSTAMIATAMTEMASSANQVADSARDTAFNTDQADQQSQHTQKLIHNTVSNIQGLATQLHTASTAVADLDQDVKNIAKVLDVIGDIAEQTNLLALNAAIEAARAGEQGRGFAVVADEVRNLAGRTQTSTKEIQQMIHNLQEGSRNAIQTIQICGQTSQSSVQESENAASALALIVDALESVSSMSHQIATAAAEQTQVSDDISRRINMIEESGTKLSHVVTESHNSTQTLTKLARELEQWAAHFSVTR is encoded by the coding sequence ATGAAACTAAAAACCCAAGCCTATTTATTGTCTGCCCTCATACTTACAGCTCTACTTGCATTAACCGCAACTGGGCTATGGACTTTGCGAGTAGCGAGCAATTTAGATAACAAAGCGCGAGTGACCGAACTGTTCAACAGCGCCTATAGCATCTTGACCGAGGTTGAGAAGCTAGCCCAAGAAGGCAAAATGTCTGAACCTGAAGCCAAAGCCCTTGCAACGCGTTTAATGCGCAACAATCTCTACAAAGATAATGAATATGTGTATGTGGCGGATGAGAATATGACATTTGTCGCCACACCACTCGACCCACAGCTGCATGATACGAGCTTCAATGATTTTAAAGATGGCAAAGGCAATAGCGTTGGCCGCTTAATTCAAGATGTACTGCGTAATCAATCCGGCAAGTTGGTGGAATATACGTGGACACAAAAGCAAGCAGATGGCTCGATTGAAGAAAAGCTCTCGATCGCGCGCAAAACGCCGCACTGGGGCTGGGTTGTCGGCACTGGGATAGGCTTTAACGAAGTGAATGCGCGTTTTTGGTCTACCGCGCAATGGCAATTAAGCTTATGTGTGGTGATCGCCGTTGCGATTTTATCTCTGCTACTGATCGCGATTCGTAAAATACTGCTGATTATTGGCGGCGAACCGAATGAGGTACGCAGCGCAGTACAAGCCGTAGCGCAAGGCCGAATTCGCACAGAATTCGCGACCAAAGCACCAAAAGAGAGCATTTATGGTGCCGTGCAACAGATGAGCAGCTCACTAGCAGATTTAGTGACCAAGCTTGAGCAATCCATGGTCGCTCTACGTTCTGAATTAGTTAGCGCAGGCACTCGCGCCAAAAGCATTGCCGAATTAACGGATAGCCAGCAGCAATCCACCGCGATGATTGCCACCGCGATGACCGAAATGGCCTCTTCAGCGAACCAAGTCGCCGATTCAGCGCGCGATACCGCATTCAACACCGATCAAGCGGATCAGCAAAGCCAGCATACGCAAAAACTCATCCACAACACGGTGAGTAACATTCAAGGCTTAGCGACCCAATTACACACCGCGAGCACCGCGGTTGCCGATCTGGATCAGGATGTGAAAAACATCGCCAAAGTGCTAGACGTAATTGGCGATATTGCAGAGCAAACTAATTTACTGGCACTCAATGCGGCCATTGAAGCGGCTCGTGCCGGTGAACAAGGCCGAGGCTTTGCGGTGGTCGCTGATGAAGTGCGTAACTTAGCGGGGCGAACGCAAACGAGCACTAAAGAGATCCAACAGATGATCCACAATCTGCAGGAAGGCTCGCGTAATGCGATTCAAACCATCCAGATTTGTGGGCAAACCAGCCAAAGCAGCGTGCAAGAATCAGAAAATGCCGCTTCTGCGCTAGCATTGATTGTTGATGCGTTGGAGAGCGTCTCTTCGATGAGTCATCAAATTGCCACCGCAGCCGCAGAACAAACTCAAGTCAGTGATGATATTTCTCGTCGCATCAATATGATTGAAGAAAGTGGCACAAAATTAAGCCATGTGGTGACAGAAAGCCATAACAGCACCCAAACCCTCACTAAGCTAGCACGTGAGTTAGAACAGTGGGCTGCACACTTTTCAGTAACACGTTAG
- the djlA gene encoding co-chaperone DjlA gives MHIFGKILGAFFGFLFGGPFGAIFGLFLGHQFDKARRLNQAGFQSGPFGTGPSQAERQDEFFKAAFSVMGHVAKAKGQVTKEEIQLATIMMDRMNLTVEQKRAAQEAFREGKDVDFPLEQVLARVKIATGGRFDLLQFFLELQVSSAFADGDVHPSERNVLHRIARGLGFSSEQLERRLRMQEAAFRFQQGGGFGGSQQQSSGGQQWQQPSSRNQLADAYEVLGVSETASSQEVKRAYRKLMNEHHPDKLMAKGLPPEMMNVAKEKSQQIQHAYELIRKEKGIK, from the coding sequence ATGCATATTTTTGGCAAAATTTTGGGCGCTTTTTTTGGCTTCCTGTTTGGTGGGCCTTTCGGCGCTATTTTTGGACTCTTTTTAGGGCATCAATTCGATAAAGCTCGCCGTCTAAATCAGGCGGGGTTTCAAAGTGGTCCTTTTGGTACGGGACCAAGTCAAGCGGAACGTCAGGACGAGTTTTTTAAAGCTGCCTTTTCGGTGATGGGGCATGTGGCAAAAGCCAAGGGGCAAGTCACCAAAGAAGAGATCCAACTCGCGACCATTATGATGGATCGCATGAACTTGACCGTAGAGCAAAAGCGGGCGGCACAAGAGGCTTTCCGTGAGGGAAAAGACGTGGATTTTCCACTTGAGCAGGTGCTAGCACGAGTGAAAATTGCCACGGGAGGGCGTTTCGATCTGCTACAGTTTTTCCTTGAGCTGCAAGTCTCTTCAGCTTTTGCCGATGGTGATGTACACCCTAGCGAACGCAATGTACTACACCGCATTGCGCGTGGTTTAGGTTTCTCTTCTGAACAGCTAGAACGGCGTTTACGCATGCAAGAAGCCGCGTTTCGCTTTCAGCAAGGAGGCGGTTTCGGTGGTTCGCAACAGCAATCTAGTGGTGGTCAGCAATGGCAGCAGCCTTCATCACGCAACCAGTTAGCCGATGCTTATGAAGTACTTGGGGTGAGTGAAACGGCTAGCTCACAAGAGGTGAAGCGGGCTTATCGCAAGCTGATGAATGAGCACCACCCAGATAAGCTGATGGCGAAAGGTTTACCGCCAGAGATGATGAACGTAGCGAAAGAGAAATCACAGCAAATCCAACATGCTTATGAGCTGATCCGAAAGGAGAAAGGCATCAAGTAA